A region of Deinococcus rubellus DNA encodes the following proteins:
- a CDS encoding phosphate signaling complex PhoU family protein, which produces MTTSPHTPTRAQLTARFLRMLSITLEQVSLLQSAVGRGAFAGLAIRTAELERETDVLEDELEELCLSALARPLTDTDLHFYVMVFRSLADLERVGDYGRQVGRDLEALEPLAQTAALQDVLPMARLLSSMLERLAYAFAERDLSGARDVMRLDSEQVDALYEQLQRASLTRILENPEDIGAALTATRMARSLERLGDHVVNVAERLEANMLQAGD; this is translated from the coding sequence ATGACCACCAGCCCCCACACTCCCACCAGGGCGCAGCTCACCGCCCGCTTTCTGCGGATGCTCAGCATCACGCTCGAGCAGGTCTCCCTCTTGCAGAGCGCAGTGGGCCGGGGCGCGTTCGCGGGCCTGGCCATTCGCACCGCTGAGCTGGAGCGCGAGACCGACGTGCTAGAAGACGAACTCGAGGAACTGTGCCTGAGCGCCCTGGCACGGCCCCTGACCGACACCGATCTGCACTTCTACGTGATGGTATTTCGCAGCCTGGCCGATCTGGAGCGGGTCGGCGACTATGGACGGCAGGTCGGACGCGATCTGGAGGCGCTGGAACCGCTGGCCCAGACGGCGGCGCTGCAAGACGTGCTGCCGATGGCCCGCTTGCTGAGCAGCATGCTGGAGCGGCTGGCCTACGCCTTCGCCGAGCGCGACCTCAGCGGGGCTCGGGACGTGATGCGGCTCGACTCCGAGCAGGTTGATGCCCTCTATGAGCAGCTTCAGCGCGCTTCTCTCACCCGCATTCTGGAAAACCCCGAGGACATCGGCGCAGCGCTGACTGCCACCCGCATGGCCCGCAGCCTGGAGCGGCTGGGCGACCATGTGGTCAACGTGGCCGAGCGGCTGGAAGCCAATATGTTGCAGGCCGGGGACTGA
- the pstB gene encoding phosphate ABC transporter ATP-binding protein PstB, whose amino-acid sequence MTQLLTASNVDIYYGSKQAVKQVNLKVEKGTVNALIGPSGCGKTTFLRAINRMHDLTPGARVEGQILLDGQDIYSSDIDPVEVRRRVGMVFQKPNPFPTMSVFDNVVSGLKLAGMRDHKALMEIAERSLRGGALWDEVKDRLKSPATGLSGGQQQRLCIARALAVEPEILLMDEPTSALDPASTARIEDLMTELKKVTTIIIVTHNMHQAARVSDTTSFFLNGDLVEHGQTDQIFTSPRDERTEAYVTGRFG is encoded by the coding sequence ATGACCCAGCTTCTCACCGCCAGCAACGTGGACATCTATTACGGCAGCAAGCAGGCCGTCAAACAGGTCAACCTGAAGGTCGAAAAGGGTACGGTCAACGCACTGATCGGCCCCAGCGGCTGCGGCAAGACCACCTTCCTGCGGGCCATCAACCGGATGCACGACCTGACCCCCGGCGCGCGGGTGGAGGGCCAGATTCTGCTCGACGGTCAGGACATCTATTCCAGCGACATTGACCCGGTGGAGGTGCGCCGCCGGGTGGGCATGGTGTTTCAAAAACCCAACCCTTTCCCCACCATGAGCGTGTTCGACAACGTGGTGAGCGGCCTCAAGCTGGCCGGGATGCGCGACCACAAGGCGCTGATGGAGATCGCCGAGCGCTCGCTGCGCGGCGGAGCGCTGTGGGACGAGGTCAAGGACCGCCTCAAGTCGCCCGCCACCGGACTCTCGGGCGGGCAGCAGCAGCGGCTGTGCATTGCCCGCGCCCTGGCCGTCGAGCCGGAAATCCTGCTGATGGACGAGCCGACCTCGGCGCTTGACCCGGCCAGCACCGCCAGGATCGAAGATCTGATGACCGAGCTGAAAAAAGTCACGACCATCATCATCGTGACCCACAACATGCACCAGGCGGCCCGCGTCTCGGACACCACCAGCTTTTTTCTCAACGGCGACTTGGTTGAGCATGGCCAGACCGATCAGATTTTCACCTCGCCGCGCGACGAGCGCACCGAGGCGTATGTCACGGGCCGTTTCGGCTAA
- the pstA gene encoding phosphate ABC transporter permease PstA: MAVSQLTPRLTRSGLSSGRKSKNALMGVMIGLGTALVVAPLILIFGFLLIKGVGALNLDFFLKNPAPEGETGGGWANAITGSLLILAMAAVLGVVVGVAGGIFLAEFPRHRLMPTIRMLSDVLSGIPAIVMGLVVYALVVKPMGHFSALAGGIALGLLMVPIVVRTTEEVLKLVPLSVREAGLALGLPQWKVILSIVLPAASGGIITGLMLALARVAGEAAPLLFTAFGSNLVNLNPLQPTSALPLQIYIGATSAYDENQRLAQAGALLLISIIFVTSLLARFANRPRH; the protein is encoded by the coding sequence ATGGCCGTGTCACAACTGACCCCGCGCTTGACCAGGAGCGGCCTGAGCAGTGGCCGCAAATCCAAGAATGCCCTGATGGGCGTGATGATCGGCCTCGGCACCGCTCTGGTGGTGGCCCCGCTGATCCTGATCTTCGGCTTTTTGCTGATCAAAGGCGTCGGGGCGCTCAACCTGGATTTCTTTCTCAAGAACCCGGCCCCCGAGGGCGAAACGGGCGGCGGCTGGGCCAACGCCATCACCGGCTCGCTGCTGATTCTGGCGATGGCCGCCGTGCTGGGCGTGGTGGTGGGCGTGGCGGGCGGCATCTTTCTGGCCGAGTTCCCGCGCCACCGCCTGATGCCCACCATCCGGATGCTCAGTGACGTGCTCAGCGGGATTCCTGCCATCGTGATGGGCCTGGTGGTCTACGCGCTGGTGGTTAAACCGATGGGCCACTTCAGCGCTCTGGCGGGCGGCATCGCGCTGGGCCTGCTGATGGTGCCGATTGTCGTGCGAACCACCGAGGAAGTGCTGAAGCTGGTGCCGCTCTCGGTGCGCGAGGCGGGGCTGGCACTGGGGCTGCCGCAGTGGAAAGTCATTCTGAGCATCGTGCTGCCCGCCGCCAGCGGCGGCATCATCACCGGGCTGATGCTGGCCCTGGCCCGCGTGGCTGGCGAGGCTGCGCCGCTGCTGTTCACCGCTTTCGGCAGCAACCTGGTCAACCTCAATCCGCTGCAACCCACCAGCGCCCTGCCGCTGCAAATCTACATTGGGGCCACCAGCGCCTACGACGAGAACCAGCGGCTGGCCCAGGCCGGAGCGCTGCTGCTGATCAGCATCATTTTCGTGACCTCGCTACTGGCCCGCTTCGCCAACAGGCCGCGCCACTGA
- the pstC gene encoding phosphate ABC transporter permease subunit PstC, protein MNETLPRKVKLPRLSSRGDGIFRTVIIGLSLIIVLTFVLSIVLLGQQSWPAIQKFGLGFLTTNVWNPVTSEYGALSLVMGTLLTSFLALLISVPLAIASALFVAEYAPKWLANPVGYLVELLAAVPSVVYGLWALFALKPLFQQVQLWLYTSNPNLANHCTTLFNDNKTSLPCFFMPQTFTGLGFLLAVIILTIMILPFTASVARDVIRLVPADQREAMYALGATKWEVISLAILPYARAGIMGGVILALGRALGETLAVAMVIGNTPEVIKNIWSPTATMASMIANQFGDAREGLQRSSVVGLGLTLFFVSVFVNLIARTIILRMTPKGL, encoded by the coding sequence ATGAATGAAACGCTCCCCAGAAAAGTGAAGCTGCCGCGTCTCAGTTCCAGAGGTGACGGCATTTTCCGCACGGTCATCATCGGCCTGTCGCTGATCATCGTCCTGACCTTCGTGCTGAGCATCGTGCTGCTGGGCCAGCAGTCATGGCCCGCCATCCAGAAGTTCGGGCTGGGGTTTTTGACCACCAACGTCTGGAATCCGGTGACCAGCGAGTACGGAGCGCTGAGCCTGGTGATGGGCACGCTGCTGACCAGCTTTCTGGCGCTGCTGATCAGTGTGCCGCTGGCGATTGCCTCGGCCCTCTTCGTGGCTGAGTACGCGCCCAAGTGGCTGGCCAATCCGGTGGGCTACCTGGTCGAGTTGCTGGCCGCCGTGCCGAGCGTGGTATACGGACTGTGGGCGCTGTTTGCGCTCAAGCCGCTGTTTCAGCAGGTGCAGCTGTGGCTGTATACCAGCAATCCGAACCTGGCGAACCACTGCACCACCCTGTTCAACGATAACAAGACCTCATTGCCGTGTTTTTTTATGCCGCAAACCTTTACCGGGCTGGGCTTCTTGCTTGCTGTGATCATCCTGACGATCATGATTCTGCCGTTTACCGCCTCTGTCGCCCGCGACGTCATCCGGCTGGTGCCCGCCGATCAGCGCGAGGCCATGTACGCGCTGGGCGCGACCAAATGGGAAGTCATCAGCCTGGCGATCCTGCCCTATGCCCGCGCGGGCATCATGGGCGGCGTGATTCTGGCGCTGGGCCGGGCGCTGGGCGAGACGCTGGCGGTGGCGATGGTCATCGGCAATACCCCCGAGGTCATCAAGAACATCTGGTCCCCGACAGCCACGATGGCCTCGATGATCGCCAACCAGTTCGGTGACGCCCGCGAAGGCCTCCAGCGTTCCAGCGTGGTGGGCCTGGGCCTGACCCTCTTTTTCGTCAGCGTGTTTGTCAACCTGATCGCCCGCACGATCATTCTGCGGATGACGCCGAAGGGGCTGTGA
- the pstS gene encoding phosphate ABC transporter substrate-binding protein PstS has protein sequence MKKLLTLGLGLVTLTAAAASAETITGAGSSFVYPLYTKMFAEYKKTSGTDVNYQSVGSGAGQQQIIARTVDFGASDNPMSDETMKTAPGKLLHIPTAIGAVVASYNVPGVTTQLQFTGPLLADIYLGKIKLWNDPAIKKLNPDVALPGLPITVARRSDGSGTTAVFTDYLSKISTEWKTKVGSANSVQWPVGVGGKGNDGVAGIVKSTPGAIGYIELTYAKQNKLLFGSVQNHAGKFIVPDNGPAALAAQGVVIPADTRVSITNSANAGAYPISSFTYVIFYQDQKYGNRTQAQAKEFKNLLSWMVGAGQQYNEPLDYAKLPANVVNKTKTILNSVTYGGAKL, from the coding sequence ATGAAGAAGCTCCTGACCCTGGGCCTCGGCCTGGTGACCCTGACCGCCGCTGCCGCCTCTGCCGAAACCATCACCGGCGCGGGCAGCTCGTTTGTCTACCCGCTCTACACCAAGATGTTCGCCGAGTACAAGAAGACCAGCGGCACCGACGTCAACTACCAGTCGGTCGGCTCCGGCGCGGGCCAGCAGCAGATCATCGCCCGCACGGTGGACTTCGGGGCCAGCGACAACCCCATGAGCGACGAGACCATGAAGACCGCTCCCGGCAAGCTGCTGCACATTCCCACCGCCATCGGCGCAGTGGTGGCCTCCTACAATGTCCCCGGCGTGACCACCCAGCTTCAGTTCACCGGCCCGCTGCTGGCCGACATCTACCTCGGCAAAATCAAGCTGTGGAACGACCCGGCCATCAAGAAGCTCAACCCCGACGTGGCGCTGCCTGGCCTGCCGATCACGGTGGCACGCCGCTCGGACGGCTCCGGCACCACCGCCGTGTTTACCGACTACCTCAGCAAGATCAGCACCGAGTGGAAGACCAAGGTCGGCAGCGCCAACAGTGTGCAGTGGCCGGTGGGCGTGGGCGGCAAGGGCAATGACGGCGTGGCCGGAATCGTCAAGAGCACGCCCGGCGCAATCGGTTACATCGAGCTGACCTACGCCAAGCAGAACAAACTGCTGTTCGGCTCGGTGCAAAACCACGCGGGTAAGTTCATCGTGCCCGACAACGGCCCGGCCGCGCTGGCCGCCCAAGGCGTGGTCATTCCCGCCGACACCCGCGTCAGCATCACCAACAGTGCCAACGCGGGCGCATACCCGATCTCCAGCTTCACCTACGTCATCTTCTACCAGGACCAGAAGTACGGCAACCGCACCCAGGCCCAGGCCAAAGAGTTCAAGAACCTGCTGAGCTGGATGGTCGGGGCGGGCCAGCAGTACAACGAGCCGCTGGACTACGCCAAGCTGCCCGCCAACGTGGTCAACAAGACCAAGACCATTCTCAACAGCGTGACCTACGGCGGCGCGAAGCTCTGA
- a CDS encoding MBL fold metallo-hydrolase → MTATAHSPALHHLGGTLYAVQIPIPLPMKTVTVLIDLSSPVTLIDTSIHTPGAQQALEAALSELGLHWPDIERVIVTHIHPDHYGLAGLIEERSGASVQLLDHSVKQEKLWSDWDTQLPAQQQFFAEHGAPPNFGVGEAQTAEWVRPAARLTPLSEGQSVPLDNVEWQVLWLPGHADGHLGLWQPETGMLIAGDAILPRITPNIGLYVGGRPDPLGDYFATLEKLRALNPGRAVVGHYGPTMDGVAARAGEIWEHHLERLGELLAAVQERPRHAYDLSFVLFARELPLTGRRFAVAETLAHAEYLRLGGAIGRSLENGIWVYHS, encoded by the coding sequence ATGACCGCCACCGCTCACTCGCCCGCCCTGCACCATCTGGGCGGCACCCTTTACGCCGTCCAGATCCCGATTCCCCTGCCGATGAAAACGGTGACGGTACTGATCGATCTCTCTTCGCCCGTCACGCTGATTGACACCAGCATTCACACACCTGGGGCCCAGCAGGCCCTGGAGGCCGCGCTCAGCGAACTGGGCCTGCACTGGCCCGATATCGAGCGCGTCATCGTGACCCACATTCACCCCGATCACTATGGCCTGGCCGGGCTGATCGAGGAGCGCAGCGGCGCGTCGGTGCAACTCCTTGATCACTCGGTAAAACAGGAGAAGCTCTGGTCAGACTGGGACACCCAGTTGCCCGCCCAGCAGCAGTTTTTTGCCGAACATGGTGCGCCGCCGAATTTTGGCGTAGGCGAGGCGCAGACTGCCGAGTGGGTGCGGCCTGCTGCCCGCCTGACGCCGCTGAGCGAGGGCCAGAGCGTGCCGCTGGACAACGTCGAGTGGCAGGTGCTGTGGCTTCCCGGTCACGCCGACGGTCATCTGGGGCTGTGGCAACCGGAGACCGGGATGTTGATCGCGGGCGACGCCATCTTGCCGCGCATCACCCCCAACATCGGCCTGTATGTGGGGGGGCGGCCCGATCCGCTGGGCGATTACTTCGCCACACTGGAAAAGCTCAGGGCGCTGAATCCGGGACGGGCGGTGGTGGGGCACTACGGGCCGACGATGGACGGGGTGGCGGCGCGGGCGGGCGAGATTTGGGAGCATCACCTGGAGCGCTTAGGCGAGCTGCTGGCCGCCGTGCAGGAACGGCCCCGCCACGCCTACGACCTGAGCTTCGTGCTGTTTGCCCGTGAGTTGCCCCTCACGGGTCGCCGCTTCGCTGTGGCCGAGACGCTGGCGCACGCCGAGTACCTGCGGCTGGGCGGCGCGATTGGCCGCAGCCTGGAGAACGGAATCTGGGTGTACCACAGCTAG
- the secD gene encoding protein translocase subunit SecD — protein sequence MTFNSPKRPVRRKKAAPQRRNALTTTFAIFAVLLLSLAFIWRPWQHREHPGELWGSNFKFITLGLDLEGGLRMSLSPETGTATKDQLEQVKTIIENRINTLGVTEPTVTVSGGKRVVVEIPGATPAVQDSARQIIKQQAKLEFRVVKPGAKQDPAELQRNPASLGYKLSDLGPVEATGGIVSGATAGIDQQRSSVWQVNVNVNPKDAKAFGDFTGRNIQKSMAVVLDGQIKSVATIQSALYNNFQITGNFTSEDATNLALVLKSGSLPIKIKVDEERAIGPTLGADAIRSGAIAALVGIAAVFCMLFFYYGFWFGLVGSLGLLFSSVTILGLLGGFGATLTLPGIAGLVLTIGAAVDGNVISFERIKEEMGRGKGLKNAINMGYEHSTLTILDVNASHLLSALALYNYASGPVKGFAVTLIIGVLASAFSNLVFAKWMLYALANKRDFKAPFRIGVPNVNFIKAAPIITTASILLAIAGTIFVSVKGLNFGVDFVSGTSITAKAAPSTTTEQMRDAVISAGVAGVTGQSTSIQRELSATTSGVTYTIKVPQINSDQVKAITAKIDALPGGEVGQTETVSPSVGADLTQQTIYAVLVGLGLILVYVWFRFDFVMGFGSIVAVLHDVAIVMGLYAVARLEFNIASVAALLTLIGYSLNDSIIVSDRIRENLKLLRGRSYREIVNISINQTLSRTVMTSISTMLPLFSLLIFGGPVLRDFSIALILGILIGTYSSIYIVAPMVVLLEERMGKKAVTGTATPTTK from the coding sequence ATGACATTTAACAGTCCCAAACGACCTGTGCGCCGCAAAAAAGCCGCCCCGCAGCGGCGCAACGCCCTCACCACCACCTTCGCCATCTTCGCCGTGCTGCTGCTGAGCCTCGCTTTTATCTGGCGGCCCTGGCAGCACCGTGAGCACCCCGGTGAACTGTGGGGCAGCAACTTCAAGTTCATCACCCTGGGCCTCGACCTGGAAGGCGGGCTGCGGATGTCGCTCTCACCCGAAACTGGCACGGCCACCAAGGACCAGCTCGAACAGGTCAAGACCATCATCGAAAACCGCATCAACACGCTGGGCGTCACCGAACCCACCGTGACGGTGTCGGGCGGCAAGCGGGTGGTCGTGGAGATTCCGGGAGCCACCCCTGCCGTGCAAGACAGCGCCCGCCAGATCATCAAGCAGCAGGCCAAGCTGGAGTTCCGGGTCGTCAAGCCGGGAGCCAAGCAGGACCCGGCCGAGTTGCAGCGTAATCCGGCGTCGCTCGGTTACAAACTCTCCGATCTCGGCCCCGTCGAGGCCACCGGCGGCATCGTCTCGGGCGCGACGGCGGGCATCGATCAGCAGCGCTCCAGCGTCTGGCAGGTCAACGTCAACGTCAACCCCAAGGACGCCAAGGCTTTCGGCGACTTCACAGGCCGAAATATTCAGAAGTCGATGGCCGTGGTCCTGGACGGTCAGATCAAATCGGTGGCGACCATCCAATCGGCCCTCTACAACAACTTCCAGATCACCGGCAACTTCACTTCCGAGGACGCCACCAATCTGGCGCTGGTCCTCAAATCCGGCTCGCTGCCGATCAAGATCAAAGTGGACGAGGAGCGCGCCATCGGGCCGACGCTGGGCGCAGACGCCATCCGCAGCGGCGCAATTGCCGCGCTGGTGGGCATCGCTGCCGTCTTCTGCATGCTGTTTTTCTACTACGGCTTCTGGTTCGGGCTGGTCGGGTCGCTGGGCCTGCTGTTCAGCTCGGTGACCATCCTGGGCCTCCTCGGCGGCTTCGGAGCCACCCTGACCCTGCCGGGCATCGCCGGACTGGTGCTGACCATCGGCGCGGCGGTGGACGGCAACGTGATTTCCTTCGAGCGCATCAAGGAGGAGATGGGCCGGGGCAAAGGCCTGAAAAACGCCATCAACATGGGTTACGAGCACTCCACCCTGACCATTCTCGACGTGAACGCCTCTCACCTGCTCTCCGCCCTGGCGCTCTACAACTACGCCTCGGGGCCGGTCAAGGGCTTTGCGGTCACTTTGATCATCGGCGTATTGGCCTCGGCCTTCTCGAATCTGGTGTTTGCCAAGTGGATGCTCTACGCCCTGGCCAATAAGCGCGACTTCAAGGCTCCCTTCCGCATCGGCGTACCGAACGTGAACTTCATCAAGGCGGCCCCCATCATCACCACCGCGAGCATCCTGCTGGCCATCGCGGGCACGATCTTCGTGAGCGTCAAGGGGCTGAATTTCGGAGTGGATTTCGTCTCCGGCACCAGCATCACCGCCAAGGCCGCCCCCAGCACCACCACCGAGCAGATGCGGGACGCCGTGATCAGCGCGGGAGTCGCAGGCGTGACCGGGCAGAGCACCAGCATCCAGCGCGAACTCAGCGCCACCACCAGCGGCGTCACCTACACCATCAAGGTGCCGCAGATCAACAGTGACCAGGTCAAGGCCATCACCGCCAAGATCGACGCGCTGCCGGGCGGTGAGGTCGGGCAGACCGAAACGGTGTCGCCGTCGGTGGGCGCTGACCTGACCCAGCAGACCATCTACGCCGTGCTGGTGGGGCTGGGACTCATTCTGGTGTACGTCTGGTTCCGCTTCGACTTCGTGATGGGCTTCGGCTCGATTGTCGCCGTGCTGCACGACGTGGCCATCGTGATGGGCCTCTACGCCGTCGCGCGGCTGGAATTCAACATCGCCTCGGTGGCGGCCCTATTGACCCTGATCGGTTACTCGCTCAACGATTCGATCATCGTTTCCGACCGCATCCGCGAGAACCTGAAACTGCTGCGCGGCAGGAGCTACCGCGAGATCGTCAACATCTCAATCAACCAGACGCTCTCGCGCACCGTCATGACCTCGATCAGCACCATGCTGCCGCTGTTCAGCTTGCTGATTTTCGGCGGCCCGGTACTGCGCGACTTCTCCATCGCGCTGATCCTGGGCATTCTGATCGGCACCTATTCGAGCATCTATATCGTGGCCCCGATGGTGGTGCTGCTCGAAGAGCGCATGGGCAAGAAGGCCGTGACCGGCACGGCAACGCCGACCACGAAGTAA
- a CDS encoding IS4 family transposase, with protein MNLGTALLTTARDQPLDHFATFETSLDATLVTQALEATGTASVRRRKLPAERAVWLMLGMALLRDRSIQAVCDHLHLILPDHTGKTTISSAGLAQARDRLGIAPLKHLFDAVVTRHGREQLDANRWRGLAVLGIDGTTLRVPDSDENRAHFTLPSSGAHRESAYPQARVVGLMALGSHFLLDLKVGTYTESEESLSSGFDEQLPDHCVLMVDRGLLDDRRFYRHQQRGEERHWLVRAKSNLVWTVLEILGPNEVIAEVPFRRPARRSDPTLPRSMRIRVICDQLPGFKPQWLLTSMLDAERYPAAEIIELYHQRWKLETGFDELHTHTLERLEALRSQTPDRIRQELFALAVVYNLVRLEMARVAGHLEVSPLRISYRTSLLLVRTLWLSAWVVAAGRLPQYLEQLTSDIALLVLPAKRPRSYPRAVKIKMTRYPRKVRVSAPLPS; from the coding sequence ATGAATCTTGGCACCGCATTGCTGACCACGGCCCGCGATCAGCCACTCGATCATTTCGCCACCTTCGAGACGAGCCTCGACGCTACGTTGGTGACGCAAGCCCTTGAAGCGACGGGGACCGCTTCAGTTCGTCGCCGAAAGCTCCCGGCAGAACGGGCCGTATGGCTGATGCTTGGCATGGCGCTCTTGCGTGACCGGTCAATTCAGGCGGTGTGTGACCATTTGCATCTGATCCTCCCTGATCACACCGGGAAGACGACGATCAGTTCGGCAGGCCTGGCACAGGCACGCGACCGACTGGGAATCGCCCCCCTCAAACACCTGTTCGATGCTGTTGTCACTCGTCATGGTCGCGAGCAGCTTGACGCCAACCGTTGGCGGGGCCTGGCGGTACTCGGCATTGATGGCACGACTCTCCGGGTCCCGGACAGTGACGAGAATCGCGCGCATTTCACTCTGCCTTCGAGTGGTGCACACCGTGAGAGTGCATATCCGCAAGCGAGGGTCGTTGGTCTGATGGCGCTCGGGTCGCATTTCCTGCTGGATCTGAAGGTCGGCACATACACGGAGAGCGAGGAATCGCTCTCCAGCGGCTTCGATGAACAGCTGCCCGACCACTGTGTGCTAATGGTCGACCGGGGGCTCTTGGACGACCGACGGTTTTACCGCCATCAGCAGCGGGGCGAAGAGCGCCACTGGCTCGTACGAGCTAAAAGCAACCTGGTGTGGACGGTGTTGGAAATCCTGGGACCGAATGAGGTTATCGCTGAAGTTCCTTTTCGCAGACCTGCGCGCAGGTCTGACCCTACCTTGCCCCGCAGCATGCGGATCCGCGTCATCTGCGACCAGCTTCCAGGCTTCAAGCCACAGTGGCTGCTGACGTCGATGCTGGACGCCGAACGTTACCCGGCGGCCGAGATCATTGAGCTCTACCACCAGCGCTGGAAGCTCGAAACCGGATTTGATGAGCTCCATACGCATACCCTGGAACGATTGGAGGCATTGCGCTCTCAGACGCCAGACCGAATTCGGCAGGAACTGTTCGCGCTGGCCGTGGTGTACAACCTGGTGCGTCTGGAAATGGCCCGGGTGGCCGGTCACCTGGAGGTCAGTCCTTTACGAATTTCGTACCGGACCAGTCTGCTGCTGGTCCGGACGTTGTGGCTCAGCGCATGGGTGGTGGCAGCGGGTCGTCTTCCGCAGTATCTGGAGCAACTTACCAGTGACATCGCGTTGCTCGTACTTCCAGCGAAACGACCTCGCTCGTACCCTCGAGCCGTCAAAATCAAGATGACCCGCTATCCAAGGAAAGTGCGTGTCAGTGCCCCGCTACCTTCTTAA
- a CDS encoding carbohydrate ABC transporter permease has product MYLKRTNPALYYLQRVGFYVLVVVITLYLLVPFLWAVLTSFRRAGDLFLQPMAFASAPSTLSNYADVFANPSFRLGLLYSLITAVGAVAIALLFGSFAAYALGRFKFKFKSAVLYIVLAVSVFPQIAVLGGLYTLINSLNLYNNPGGLILSYLIFTIPFTVWVLTSFVRDIPGELEEAALVDGASPLQTLFKVLFPVMMPALVTTGLLAFINAWNEYLFALTFTSTKRTVPVVIANYSGATQFDQPWGQIMAASIVVTVPLIILVLVFQRNIVSGLTAGAVKG; this is encoded by the coding sequence ATGTACCTGAAACGCACCAATCCGGCCCTGTACTACCTTCAGCGCGTCGGCTTCTATGTTCTGGTGGTCGTGATCACCCTCTACCTGCTGGTGCCGTTCTTGTGGGCGGTGCTGACCAGCTTCCGACGGGCGGGCGATCTGTTTTTGCAGCCGATGGCTTTTGCCAGTGCGCCCTCGACGCTGAGCAACTACGCCGACGTGTTCGCCAACCCCAGCTTCCGGCTGGGCCTGCTCTACAGCCTGATCACCGCTGTCGGCGCAGTGGCGATTGCCCTGCTGTTTGGCAGTTTCGCCGCCTACGCGCTGGGCCGCTTCAAGTTCAAGTTCAAGTCGGCTGTGCTCTACATCGTGCTGGCAGTCAGCGTCTTTCCGCAGATTGCGGTGCTGGGCGGCCTTTATACCCTGATCAACTCGCTGAATCTCTACAACAACCCCGGCGGCCTGATTCTCAGCTACCTGATCTTCACCATTCCGTTCACGGTCTGGGTGCTGACTTCCTTCGTGCGCGACATCCCCGGTGAGCTGGAGGAAGCCGCGCTGGTGGACGGAGCCTCACCCTTGCAGACCCTCTTCAAGGTGCTCTTTCCGGTAATGATGCCCGCCCTGGTCACCACGGGTCTCTTGGCCTTCATCAACGCCTGGAACGAGTATCTGTTCGCCCTGACCTTCACCAGCACCAAGCGCACAGTGCCGGTGGTCATCGCCAACTATTCGGGGGCGACCCAGTTCGATCAGCCGTGGGGGCAGATCATGGCCGCCAGCATCGTGGTCACGGTGCCGCTGATCATTCTGGTGCTGGTATTCCAGCGCAACATCGTCTCGGGCCTCACGGCAGGGGCCGTCAAGGGTTAA